In Oreochromis aureus strain Israel breed Guangdong linkage group 15, ZZ_aureus, whole genome shotgun sequence, a single genomic region encodes these proteins:
- the LOC120432998 gene encoding G2/M phase-specific E3 ubiquitin-protein ligase-like: MEFSDDIGVPEEAVDLGGARREFLRLLIEALPLSPMFEGEEGKMNLALDSAAMREDRYAIAVSLVHGGPPAGFLSPTLFSCLVDGPDLAKPVLEDVADSDLHEKIKRVKECKSFEDLIVATEPLQEYLANAGCLRPLRRLEDKDLLIHDIFMFQVIHRVRGPFERFQDGLRTLEVLDKIQAHPESFRTLLCWSPSVLTADLLDSLFTIRLSPAGSNKRHAEAVVISFWRDYLTDAEDQDGTQKLGTILAFATGANTVPPIGFSPQPSIEFLHQEPDAQTMSKLPIANTCINCLKLPLHTSYKENMDFALGNTHGFGIA; this comes from the exons ATGGA GTTTTCTGACGATATCGGAGTACCTGAAGAGGCTGTTGACTTGGGTGGAGCAAGAAGAGAATTTCTAAGACTTCTGATCGAAGCTTTGCCCCTGTCTCCAATGTTTGAGGGTGAAGAAGGCAAAATGAACTTGGCACTTGATAGTGCTG CCATGAGGGAAGACAGGTACGCCATTGCAGTAAGCCTTGTACATGGTGGTCCACCAGCAGGCTTTCTGTCCCCAACACTCTTCTCTTGCCTTGTTGATGGCCCAGATTTGGCTAAACCAGTTTTAGAAGATGTTGCCGATAGTGACCTGcatgaaaaaattaaaagg gtTAAAGAGTGTAAATCCTTTGAAGATCTGATAGTAGCAACTGAGCCACTTCAGGAATACTTAGCCAATGCTGGCTGCCTGAGGCCGCTGCGGAGGCTGGAAGACAAGGATCTGCTTATACATGACATTTTCATGTTCCAAGTAATACACAGAGTCCGTGGTCCATTTGAAag ATTTCAGGATGGACTACGGACACTTGAGGTGCTGGACAAAATCCAAGCTCACCCAGAGAGTTTTCGCACCCTTCTATGCTGGTCACCTTCAGTGCTTACAGCTGACCTTCTTGACAGCCTCTTTACCATCCGCCTTTCTCCAGCTGGGAGCAATAAAAGGCATGCTGAAGCAGTTGTCATTAGTTTCTGGAGAGACTACCTAACAGATGCAGAAG ATCAAGACGGAACGCAGAAGCTGGGGACAATTCTTGCCTTCGCCACTGGAGCCAACACTGTTCCACCAATTGGCTTCTCTCCACAACCGTCCATTGAATTTCTTCACCAAGAGCCTGATGCACAAACCATGTCTAAACTACCCATTGCAAACACGTGCATCAATTGTTTAAAGTTACCACTTCATACCTCTTACAAAGAGAATATGGACTTTGCATTAGGTAATACACATGGTTTTGGAATAGCTTAA